One Candidatus Zixiibacteriota bacterium DNA window includes the following coding sequences:
- a CDS encoding response regulator, protein MGRSTNDKLLVLVVENHTEVREMLGNLVRTQGWEPLLAEGVTDAVAILRSRHVDAIIADWELDDGDGRSLLLVAGQMRKGPIPSVMVSSYASEELRRLAREAGAIDLLEKPFRMNDLTDALSQQLNLHSATA, encoded by the coding sequence GTGGGGCGGAGTACCAACGATAAGCTGCTCGTCCTGGTGGTGGAGAACCACACCGAAGTCCGCGAGATGCTCGGAAACCTCGTGCGGACCCAGGGTTGGGAACCGCTGCTGGCCGAAGGCGTCACCGACGCAGTGGCGATTCTCCGTTCACGGCACGTGGACGCCATCATCGCCGATTGGGAATTGGACGACGGCGACGGCCGTTCCCTGCTGCTGGTCGCCGGACAGATGCGCAAAGGTCCGATCCCCTCGGTGATGGTCTCCAGCTATGCCTCCGAAGAGTTGCGGCGCCTGGCGCGCGAGGCGGGCGCCATCGATCTTTTGGAAAAGCCATTCCGCATGAATGATCTGACCGACGCGCTCTCCCAGCAATTGAATCTCCACTCGGCGACTGCGTAG
- a CDS encoding prepilin-type N-terminal cleavage/methylation domain-containing protein has product MISKLHRSNKGFTLIELMIVVVIIGILAALAIPRFMASTTKSKQSEAKQLLKQIYVMQHAYRQEYDTYWGNGVSADAANPNNFARIGVQIMVSARYNYALVADLVSFTCTATGNLDDDATVDTWTITDAGTLTNTIDDASS; this is encoded by the coding sequence ATGATCTCCAAGCTCCACCGCTCAAATAAGGGCTTCACCCTTATTGAGTTGATGATCGTCGTGGTCATCATCGGTATTTTGGCGGCCCTGGCCATTCCGCGTTTCATGGCCTCGACCACCAAGTCCAAGCAGAGTGAAGCCAAGCAGTTGCTCAAGCAGATCTATGTCATGCAGCACGCGTACCGCCAGGAATATGACACCTACTGGGGGAACGGTGTCAGTGCCGACGCGGCCAACCCGAACAACTTCGCCCGCATCGGCGTGCAGATCATGGTCTCGGCGCGCTACAACTACGCGCTGGTCGCCGACCTGGTATCGTTCACCTGCACCGCGACCGGCAACCTCGATGACGACGCGACCGTGGACACCTGGACCATCACGGACGCGGGGACGTTGACGAACACAATCGACGACGCCTCAAGCTGA